One stretch of Akkermansia massiliensis DNA includes these proteins:
- the lepA gene encoding translation elongation factor 4 — translation MSIELTRNFSIIAHIDHGKTTLSDRLLEKTNTISEREKQDQLLDAMDLEREKGITIKSHPVTIFYKAGDGKTYKLNLLDTPGHVDFSYEVSRSLAACEGALLIVDAAQGVEAQTLANMHLAMDLNLAIIPVINKIDLPSANLPKVYRQLEDIVCIPHEEAIHASAKMGIGIDDILEAVVQRIPPPETEQDGLLRALVFDSVYDAYRGVVSYVRVISGSVHRGMKVKLFATDEVYEVKEVGIFTPKMTRTDSLEAGDVGYIIANMKSAADVKIGDTYTDYMRPCPSPLPGFKEIRPMVFSGIYPVDSSDFEALKAAMAKLQINDAAFSFQAESSVALGFGFRCGFLGLLHMEIIQERLRREFNMDIISTYPSVIYEVTKTNGEEINVDNPSLLPEPQEIQEIREPIVKVFIMLPGEYIGDIMQLVLEKRGSVDNTETIDDMRVMLTCTVPLAEILVDFNDKLKSMTRGYGSMDYEYAGYQAAKLIKMDMLIAGEPVDAFSMIVHQDKAASRGRELAERLKNVIPRQLFTVAIQACIGGKIIARESISPMRKDVTAKCYGGDVTRKRKLLEKQKEGKKRMKAIGKINIPQEAFIKVLKTGD, via the coding sequence ATGTCCATTGAACTGACTCGCAATTTCTCCATTATCGCTCACATCGACCACGGAAAGACCACCCTTTCCGACCGGCTGCTGGAAAAGACGAATACCATTTCCGAACGGGAGAAGCAGGATCAGCTTCTGGATGCCATGGACCTGGAGCGGGAAAAGGGCATCACCATCAAGTCCCACCCCGTTACCATTTTCTACAAGGCCGGGGACGGAAAGACTTACAAGCTCAATCTGCTGGATACGCCGGGCCATGTGGATTTCTCCTATGAAGTGTCCCGTTCCCTGGCGGCATGCGAGGGAGCCCTTCTTATTGTGGACGCAGCCCAGGGAGTGGAAGCCCAGACACTTGCCAACATGCACCTGGCCATGGATCTGAACCTGGCCATTATCCCCGTCATCAATAAGATTGACCTTCCCAGCGCCAACCTGCCCAAAGTGTACCGCCAGCTGGAGGACATCGTCTGCATCCCCCATGAGGAAGCCATCCATGCCTCCGCCAAGATGGGCATCGGCATTGACGATATTCTGGAAGCCGTTGTTCAGCGCATCCCTCCGCCTGAAACGGAACAGGACGGCCTTCTGCGCGCCCTGGTGTTCGATTCCGTTTACGACGCCTACCGCGGCGTAGTCTCCTATGTGCGCGTCATTTCCGGCAGCGTGCACCGCGGCATGAAAGTCAAACTTTTCGCAACGGACGAAGTGTATGAAGTGAAGGAAGTGGGTATCTTCACCCCCAAAATGACCCGAACGGATTCCCTGGAAGCCGGCGACGTAGGCTACATCATCGCCAACATGAAATCCGCGGCGGATGTCAAAATCGGGGACACGTATACGGATTACATGCGCCCCTGCCCATCCCCCCTGCCCGGTTTCAAGGAAATCCGCCCCATGGTCTTTTCCGGCATTTATCCGGTGGATTCCTCCGATTTTGAAGCCCTGAAAGCGGCCATGGCGAAGCTTCAGATTAATGACGCCGCTTTCTCCTTCCAGGCGGAATCTTCCGTAGCTCTGGGCTTCGGGTTCCGTTGCGGCTTCCTTGGCCTGCTCCATATGGAAATCATCCAGGAGCGTCTACGCCGGGAATTCAACATGGATATCATCTCCACCTACCCCTCCGTGATTTATGAGGTCACCAAGACAAATGGAGAGGAAATCAATGTGGACAATCCCAGCCTGCTCCCGGAACCGCAGGAAATTCAGGAAATCCGGGAACCTATCGTCAAGGTGTTCATTATGCTTCCTGGGGAATACATCGGGGATATCATGCAACTTGTCCTGGAAAAACGCGGCAGCGTGGACAATACGGAGACCATTGACGATATGCGCGTAATGCTCACCTGCACCGTCCCTCTGGCGGAAATTCTGGTGGATTTCAACGACAAGCTCAAATCCATGACGCGAGGCTACGGCTCCATGGATTATGAATACGCCGGCTATCAGGCCGCCAAGCTCATTAAAATGGACATGCTCATCGCCGGGGAACCGGTGGATGCCTTCTCCATGATTGTTCACCAGGACAAGGCAGCCTCCCGCGGCAGGGAACTGGCGGAACGCCTGAAAAACGTCATTCCCCGCCAGCTCTTCACCGTCGCCATTCAGGCCTGCATTGGCGGAAAAATCATTGCCCGGGAAAGCATCTCCCCCATGCGCAAGGACGTGACGGCCAAATGCTACGGCGGGGACGTCACCCGCAAGCGCAAGCTTCTGGAAAAGCAGAAGGAAGGCAAAAAGCGCATGAAAGCCATCGGGAAAATCAACATCCCGCAGGAAGCGTTCATCAAGGTGCTGAAAACGGGGGACTGA
- a CDS encoding thioredoxin family protein translates to MSLPRLSMLLFASAALCSCVGTSPEPGKPKVKKSLSEYMQDNMANSIANVPTGLLGTTPGQQQAHQLTATTQEEMRKADSGAVYYTDAHDPDAPIPGLEEAFAQRKENQRWIQSYSSALREAQSSGKPILIWFHHSAGSPPSKKLAAELLHTKEFEDWAKKNVVRVCYDQAEKFESEPVYKKRKKMLEYVQKAPSLFGVRGTPVLLVMSPDGTKVDTLRGYYTGQNALYFDQIKNSVKLAGQQYEEFKKTLTPKGYRVWTGVNGNTVFAKLSRYSEKNQTLWLQELDGHQSRTSLKRLSLEDRKWLLEQKEAHENKGRNERPGPRGA, encoded by the coding sequence ATGAGTCTGCCCAGGCTATCCATGCTTCTGTTTGCCTCTGCCGCCCTTTGCTCCTGCGTGGGGACCTCTCCGGAACCGGGAAAACCGAAAGTGAAAAAGAGTCTTTCGGAATACATGCAGGACAACATGGCCAATTCCATCGCCAATGTGCCGACGGGACTGCTGGGCACCACGCCGGGCCAGCAGCAGGCCCACCAGCTCACCGCCACCACGCAGGAGGAAATGAGGAAGGCGGACAGCGGCGCCGTCTACTACACGGACGCCCACGACCCGGATGCCCCCATCCCCGGACTTGAGGAGGCATTCGCCCAGCGCAAGGAAAACCAGCGGTGGATCCAGAGCTATTCCTCCGCCCTCCGGGAAGCCCAGAGCAGTGGAAAGCCCATCCTGATCTGGTTCCACCATTCCGCGGGCAGCCCTCCCAGCAAGAAACTGGCGGCGGAACTTCTCCATACGAAGGAATTTGAAGACTGGGCGAAAAAGAATGTCGTCCGCGTCTGTTACGACCAGGCGGAAAAGTTCGAGAGCGAACCGGTTTATAAGAAGCGCAAGAAAATGCTGGAGTATGTGCAGAAGGCCCCTTCCCTGTTTGGCGTGAGAGGTACCCCCGTGCTTCTGGTCATGTCTCCGGACGGCACCAAGGTGGACACGCTGCGCGGCTATTACACCGGACAAAACGCCCTTTACTTCGACCAGATCAAGAATAGCGTCAAGCTGGCCGGCCAGCAATATGAAGAATTCAAGAAAACGCTGACTCCCAAAGGCTATCGCGTCTGGACGGGCGTCAATGGAAACACCGTCTTCGCCAAGCTTTCCCGCTACTCGGAGAAAAACCAGACCCTCTGGCTCCAGGAACTGGACGGCCACCAGAGCAGGACGTCCCTGAAAAGACTCAGCCTTGAAGACAGGAAATGGCTTCTGGAGCAGAAAGAAGCCCATGAAAACAAGGGACGGAACGAGCGGCCCGGCCCGCGCGGCGCCTGA